A stretch of the Nicotiana tabacum cultivar K326 chromosome 6, ASM71507v2, whole genome shotgun sequence genome encodes the following:
- the LOC107778073 gene encoding uncharacterized protein LOC107778073 isoform X2, translated as MEREERRKNIMEKGSAGIAHLSSASLEGEHDNEIEKISQPNLSGLGAGVESQVQSSDGEVEAKGATASQAKNEVESLLIKPSVAKASEDAEVLPRKRNGFLHLFSLRDINSCILISENKRVICSVMISFLVVLSYAHLPHSIARSNSVIASRPLYILLLTDLTIVIARIIRKEVVPDEERREDRQGVNDFGHNWDGALTILEYGLVLYQTIRALFIDCSFYLVIVICGLSLI; from the coding sequence CTAGCTTGGAAGGTGAGCATGATAATGAGATTGAaaaaatttctcaaccaaatttaTCCGGTTTAGGAGCAGGAGTGGAATCTCAAGTGCAAAGTTCTGATGGAGAAGTTGAAGCTAAAGGGGCTACAGCTTCACAGGCTAAGAATGAAGTAGAATCATTGTTAATCAAGCCATCAGTAGCTAAAGCATCAGAAGATGCCGAGGTGCTTCCAAGAAAACGCAACGGTTtccttcatttattttctcttagAGATATCAATTCATGCATTTTGATCTCTGAGAATAAAAGAGTCATTTGTTCTGTCATGATTTCGTTTTTAGTTGTCCTGTCTTATGCCCATCTCCCTCATAGTATAGCAAGGTCAAATAGCGTCATTGCCTCAAGGCCCCTTTATATACTGTTGCTAACTGATTTGACAATAGTGATTGCACGAATAATTCGCAAGGAAGTAGTTCCTGATGAAGAAAGACGCGAAGACAGACAAGGAGTGAATGATTTCGGGCACAATTGGGATGGAGCTCTAACTATATTGGAATACGGTTTGGTTCTCTATCAGACAATTCGTGCACTCTTCATAGACTGCAGTTTCTATTTGGTCATTGTCATATGTGGTCTGTCTCTCATATAA
- the LOC107778073 gene encoding uncharacterized protein LOC107778073 isoform X1 — MEREERRKNIMEKGSAGIAHLSSVVFAASLEGEHDNEIEKISQPNLSGLGAGVESQVQSSDGEVEAKGATASQAKNEVESLLIKPSVAKASEDAEVLPRKRNGFLHLFSLRDINSCILISENKRVICSVMISFLVVLSYAHLPHSIARSNSVIASRPLYILLLTDLTIVIARIIRKEVVPDEERREDRQGVNDFGHNWDGALTILEYGLVLYQTIRALFIDCSFYLVIVICGLSLI; from the coding sequence TGGTTTTTGCAGCTAGCTTGGAAGGTGAGCATGATAATGAGATTGAaaaaatttctcaaccaaatttaTCCGGTTTAGGAGCAGGAGTGGAATCTCAAGTGCAAAGTTCTGATGGAGAAGTTGAAGCTAAAGGGGCTACAGCTTCACAGGCTAAGAATGAAGTAGAATCATTGTTAATCAAGCCATCAGTAGCTAAAGCATCAGAAGATGCCGAGGTGCTTCCAAGAAAACGCAACGGTTtccttcatttattttctcttagAGATATCAATTCATGCATTTTGATCTCTGAGAATAAAAGAGTCATTTGTTCTGTCATGATTTCGTTTTTAGTTGTCCTGTCTTATGCCCATCTCCCTCATAGTATAGCAAGGTCAAATAGCGTCATTGCCTCAAGGCCCCTTTATATACTGTTGCTAACTGATTTGACAATAGTGATTGCACGAATAATTCGCAAGGAAGTAGTTCCTGATGAAGAAAGACGCGAAGACAGACAAGGAGTGAATGATTTCGGGCACAATTGGGATGGAGCTCTAACTATATTGGAATACGGTTTGGTTCTCTATCAGACAATTCGTGCACTCTTCATAGACTGCAGTTTCTATTTGGTCATTGTCATATGTGGTCTGTCTCTCATATAA